In Kogia breviceps isolate mKogBre1 chromosome 19, mKogBre1 haplotype 1, whole genome shotgun sequence, a single genomic region encodes these proteins:
- the FAM117A gene encoding protein FAM117A isoform X2 produces MPLASPQPSGQTLREEHQGAAEELTSIPSDKASPPGHPAFLEEGSPSPVLAFAASPRPNHSYVFKREPPEGCERVRVFEEATSPGPDLAFLTSCPDKNKVHFNPTGSAFCPVSLMKPLFPSMGFIFRNCPSSPGSPLPPASPRPPPRKDPEAPKASSLPFEPWQRPPPSEEPVLFQSSLVV; encoded by the exons ATGCCCCTGGCATCCCCCCAGCCTTCTGGCCAGACTCTCCGTGAGGAACACCAGGGTGCAGCCGAGGAGCTGACGTCCATCCCCAGTGACAAAG CTTCCCCTCCAGGCCACCCAGCCTTCCTTGAAGAGGGCAGCCCATCTCCAGTCCTTGCCTTTGCCGCCTCCCCTCGGCCCAATCACAGCTACGTCTTCAAACGGGAACCCCCAGAAGGCTGTGAGAGAGTGCGGGTGTTTGAAGAGGCCAC GTCCCCAGGTCCTGACCTGGCCTTCCTGACTTCCTGTCCTGACAAGAACAAAGTCCATTTCAACCCAACCGGCTCGGCCTTCTGCCCCGTCAGCTTGATGAAGCCCCTCTTCCCCAGCATGGGCTTCATCTTCCGTAACTGCCCCTCAAGCCCGGGGTCCCCCCTTCCCCCGGCCAGCCCCAGGCCACCGCCTCGGAAGGATCCAGAGGCCCCCAAGGCCTCCTCGCTGCCATTCGAGCCTTGGCAGCGCCCCCCACCGTCAGAAGAGCCTGTGCTTTTCCAGAGCTCCCTGGTGGTCTGA
- the SLC35B1 gene encoding solute carrier family 35 member B1 isoform X2, whose translation MKPLSPVGDVRLDLSPPLLPAVSGSPVGSSGRLMAASSSLVPDRLRLPLCFLGVFVCYFYYGILQEKMVDRTRSWLYAACSVSYLGAMVSSNSALQFVNYPTQVLGKSCKPIPVMLLGVTLLKKKYPMAKYLCVLLIVAGVALFMYKPKKVVGIEEHTVGYGELLLLLSLTLDGLTGVSQDHMRAHYQTGSNHMMLNINLWSTLLLGAGILFTGELWEFLSFAERYPTIIYNILLFGLTSALGQSFIFMTVVYFGPLTCSIITTTRKFFTILASVILFANPISPMQWVGTVLVFLGLGLDAKFGKGAKKTSH comes from the exons ATGAAGCCCCTGTCGCCGGTCGGCGATGTCCGGCTGGACTTGTCGCCGCCGCTGCTGCCGGCTGTGAGCGGGTCTCCGGTCGGGTCGTCCGGGCGTCTCATGGCCGCTAGCAGCTCCCTGGTGCCCGACCGGCTGCGCCTGCCGCTCTGCTTCCTCGGCGTCTTTGTCTGCTATTTCTACTATGGGATCCTGCAGGAAAAGAT GGTGGATCGTACTCGGAGCTGGCTCTATGCTGCCTGTTCTGTCTCCTATCTGGGTGCCATGGTCTCCAGCAACTCAGCACTACAGTTTGTCAACTACCCAACTCAG GTCCTTGGTAAATCGTGCAAGCCCATCCCAG TCATGCTCCTTGGAGTGACCCTTTTGAAGAAGAAGTATCCAATGGCCAAGTACCTGTGTGTGTTGCTAATTGTGGCTGGAGTGGCCCTTTTCATGTACAAACCCAAGAAAGTAGTCGGGATAGAAGAACACACAGTTGGCTATGGAGAGCTGCTCCTG CTCTTGTCTCTCACCCTGGATGGACTGACCGGCGTTTCCCAGGACCACATGCGGGCTCACTACCAAACAGGCTCGAACCACATGATGCTGAACATCAACCTTTGGTCGACATTGTTGCTGGGAGCTG GAATCCTGTTCACTGGGGAGCTCTGGGAGTTCTTGAGCTTTGCCGAACGGTACCCTACCATCATCTATAACATCCTGCTCTTTGGCCTGACTAGTGCCCTGGGCCAG AGCTTCATTTTCATGACAGTGGTGTATTTTGGTCCCCTGACCTGCTCCATCATCACCACAACTCGAAAGTTCTTCACCATTTTGGCCTCTGTGATCCTCTTCGCCAACCCCATCAGCCCCATGCAGTGGGTGGGCACTGTGCTTGTGTTCTTGG GTCTTGGTCTCGATGCCAAGTTTGGGAAAGGAGCCAAGAAGACATCCCACTAG
- the SLC35B1 gene encoding solute carrier family 35 member B1 isoform X1 — protein MKPLSPVGDVRLDLSPPLLPAVSGSPVGSSGRLMAASSSLVPDRLRLPLCFLGVFVCYFYYGILQEKITRGKYGEGAKQETFTFALTLVFIQCVINAVFAKILIQFFDTARVDRTRSWLYAACSVSYLGAMVSSNSALQFVNYPTQVLGKSCKPIPVMLLGVTLLKKKYPMAKYLCVLLIVAGVALFMYKPKKVVGIEEHTVGYGELLLLLSLTLDGLTGVSQDHMRAHYQTGSNHMMLNINLWSTLLLGAGILFTGELWEFLSFAERYPTIIYNILLFGLTSALGQSFIFMTVVYFGPLTCSIITTTRKFFTILASVILFANPISPMQWVGTVLVFLGLGLDAKFGKGAKKTSH, from the exons ATGAAGCCCCTGTCGCCGGTCGGCGATGTCCGGCTGGACTTGTCGCCGCCGCTGCTGCCGGCTGTGAGCGGGTCTCCGGTCGGGTCGTCCGGGCGTCTCATGGCCGCTAGCAGCTCCCTGGTGCCCGACCGGCTGCGCCTGCCGCTCTGCTTCCTCGGCGTCTTTGTCTGCTATTTCTACTATGGGATCCTGCAGGAAAAGAT AACAAGAGGAAAGTATGGGGAGGGAGCCAAGCAGGAGACGTTCACTTTTGCCTTAACTTTGGTCTTCATCCAATGCGTGATCAATGCTGTGTTTGCCAAGATCT TGATCCAGTTTTTTGACACTGCCAGGGTGGATCGTACTCGGAGCTGGCTCTATGCTGCCTGTTCTGTCTCCTATCTGGGTGCCATGGTCTCCAGCAACTCAGCACTACAGTTTGTCAACTACCCAACTCAG GTCCTTGGTAAATCGTGCAAGCCCATCCCAG TCATGCTCCTTGGAGTGACCCTTTTGAAGAAGAAGTATCCAATGGCCAAGTACCTGTGTGTGTTGCTAATTGTGGCTGGAGTGGCCCTTTTCATGTACAAACCCAAGAAAGTAGTCGGGATAGAAGAACACACAGTTGGCTATGGAGAGCTGCTCCTG CTCTTGTCTCTCACCCTGGATGGACTGACCGGCGTTTCCCAGGACCACATGCGGGCTCACTACCAAACAGGCTCGAACCACATGATGCTGAACATCAACCTTTGGTCGACATTGTTGCTGGGAGCTG GAATCCTGTTCACTGGGGAGCTCTGGGAGTTCTTGAGCTTTGCCGAACGGTACCCTACCATCATCTATAACATCCTGCTCTTTGGCCTGACTAGTGCCCTGGGCCAG AGCTTCATTTTCATGACAGTGGTGTATTTTGGTCCCCTGACCTGCTCCATCATCACCACAACTCGAAAGTTCTTCACCATTTTGGCCTCTGTGATCCTCTTCGCCAACCCCATCAGCCCCATGCAGTGGGTGGGCACTGTGCTTGTGTTCTTGG GTCTTGGTCTCGATGCCAAGTTTGGGAAAGGAGCCAAGAAGACATCCCACTAG
- the SLC35B1 gene encoding solute carrier family 35 member B1 isoform X3 — MRDQCCVCQDLVDRTRSWLYAACSVSYLGAMVSSNSALQFVNYPTQVLGKSCKPIPVMLLGVTLLKKKYPMAKYLCVLLIVAGVALFMYKPKKVVGIEEHTVGYGELLLLLSLTLDGLTGVSQDHMRAHYQTGSNHMMLNINLWSTLLLGAGILFTGELWEFLSFAERYPTIIYNILLFGLTSALGQSFIFMTVVYFGPLTCSIITTTRKFFTILASVILFANPISPMQWVGTVLVFLGLGLDAKFGKGAKKTSH; from the exons ATGCGTGATCAATGCTGTGTTTGCCAAGATCT GGTGGATCGTACTCGGAGCTGGCTCTATGCTGCCTGTTCTGTCTCCTATCTGGGTGCCATGGTCTCCAGCAACTCAGCACTACAGTTTGTCAACTACCCAACTCAG GTCCTTGGTAAATCGTGCAAGCCCATCCCAG TCATGCTCCTTGGAGTGACCCTTTTGAAGAAGAAGTATCCAATGGCCAAGTACCTGTGTGTGTTGCTAATTGTGGCTGGAGTGGCCCTTTTCATGTACAAACCCAAGAAAGTAGTCGGGATAGAAGAACACACAGTTGGCTATGGAGAGCTGCTCCTG CTCTTGTCTCTCACCCTGGATGGACTGACCGGCGTTTCCCAGGACCACATGCGGGCTCACTACCAAACAGGCTCGAACCACATGATGCTGAACATCAACCTTTGGTCGACATTGTTGCTGGGAGCTG GAATCCTGTTCACTGGGGAGCTCTGGGAGTTCTTGAGCTTTGCCGAACGGTACCCTACCATCATCTATAACATCCTGCTCTTTGGCCTGACTAGTGCCCTGGGCCAG AGCTTCATTTTCATGACAGTGGTGTATTTTGGTCCCCTGACCTGCTCCATCATCACCACAACTCGAAAGTTCTTCACCATTTTGGCCTCTGTGATCCTCTTCGCCAACCCCATCAGCCCCATGCAGTGGGTGGGCACTGTGCTTGTGTTCTTGG GTCTTGGTCTCGATGCCAAGTTTGGGAAAGGAGCCAAGAAGACATCCCACTAG